A region of the Candidatus Neomarinimicrobiota bacterium genome:
ATTGGGTGGTCTACAATATTCCGCCCACCATGAAGGGCTTTGAGGAGGGGGTATCAAAGGATACGTTGGCCCGGAAGGGTGCTGTCCAGGGGATGACGGATTTCCGTCGTCAGGAGTACGGCGGTCCGTGCCCGCCCTCAGGGACGCACCGCTACTATTTCAAGCTCTACGCCCTGGATACAACCCTGGCCTTAGGACCGGGCGCTACCAAGAAGCAAGTGGAGCGGGCTATGGAAGGGCACGTACTGGTACAGGCGCTGCTCATGGGCCGCTACGCCCGCCGGCGCTAGTCGGTCATAACTGTCTGAGCGTTCTGATAAACGGCGTGTCCGGCCTTTACCAGCGCCTCGTTCACGTTGATGGTTTCGCCGGATTCGGTGACTACGGTCATTTCACCTAGGTAACCCCGAATCCGACCCTTCCGGTCCTTGATGGTCCGCAGCAGGACCTCCCGGTCGAGTATGAGGCTGCGCAGGTAGTCTCGGGCAGTGATGCCGGCCTCGCGGCTATTGCCCTTGACCTCTGGAGCCAGAATCCGGTGCAGGCGTATATC
Encoded here:
- a CDS encoding YbhB/YbcL family Raf kinase inhibitor-like protein, whose protein sequence is MIPAKYTCDGQDVSPTLSWSGVPDNAKSLALISDDPDAPMGTWVHWVVYNIPPTMKGFEEGVSKDTLARKGAVQGMTDFRRQEYGGPCPPSGTHRYYFKLYALDTTLALGPGATKKQVERAMEGHVLVQALLMGRYARRR
- a CDS encoding thermonuclease family protein; this translates as MGPSKLYHYKAYVTRVYSGDTCRVDLDLGMGVWTRGLDIRLHRILAPEVKGNSREAGITARDYLRSLILDREVLLRTIKDRKGRIRGYLGEMTVVTESGETINVNEALVKAGHAVYQNAQTVMTD